One window of the Clupea harengus chromosome 20, Ch_v2.0.2, whole genome shotgun sequence genome contains the following:
- the LOC105911016 gene encoding neuronal acetylcholine receptor subunit non-alpha-2-like: protein MLSTVAVLLAIASATVATIPAPGEFVSLAEMECTLLKNLFQGYQRWVRPTQHANDTVTVRFGLKISQLVDVDEKNQLMTTNVWLWQEWIDYKLRWNPEDYAGITSIRVPSESIWLPDIVLYENADGRFEGSLMTKAIVKHNGAITWTPPASYKSACTMDVTFFPFDRQNCSMKFGSWTYDGSMVDMVLTDYQVDRKDFFDNGEWEILSATGARGNRRDDVLSYPFVTYSFILKRLPLFYTLFLIIPCLGLSFLTVLVFYLPSDEGEKLSLSTSVLVSLTVFLLVIEEIIPSSSKVIPLIGEYLLFIMIFVTLSIIVTVFVINVHHRSSATYHPMSPWVRGLFLQRLPRLLCMRGHTDRYHYPELEPTGPELRSKGRRGTRETQEGKEEEEDNALVTMLEKATYSVRYISRHIRKEHFIREVVQDWKFVAQVLDRIFLWVFLTVAVLGTILIFTPAVTLFLSTPPPPP from the exons ATGCTGTCGACTGTTGCCGTACTTTTAGCGATTGCTTCTGCCACCGTCGCTACTATCCCGG CTCCAGGCGAGTTTGTGTCTCTGGCTGAGATGGAGTGCACCCTGCTGAAGAACCTGTTCCAGGGCTACCAGCGCTGGGTCCGCCCTACCCAGCATGCCAACGACACCGTGACGGTCCGCTTCGGCCTCAAAATCTCACAGCTTGTCGACGTG GATGAAAAGAACCAGCTTATGACCACTAATGTTTGGTTGTGGCAG GAGTGGATAGACTATAAGCTGCGCTGGAACCCTGAGGATTACGCAGGGATCACATCCATCAGGGTTCCTTCCGAGAGCATCTGGTTACCTGACATTGTGCTATATGAGAA TGCAGACGGGCGTTTTGAGGGCTCTCTGATGACTAAGGCCATCgtcaaacacaatggtgccATCACCTGGACCCCGCCGGCCAGCTACAAGTCAGCTTGCACCATGGATGTCACCTTCTTTCCTTTCGACCGGCAGAACTGCTCCATGAAGTTTGGCTCGTGGACTTACGACGGCAGCATGGTGGACATGGTCCTGACAGACTACCAGGTGGACCGCAAGGACTTCTTTGACAACGGCGAGTGGGAGATCCTCAGTGCCACGGGGGCAAGGGGCAACCGCCGCGATGACGTCCTGTCCTACCCGTTTGTCACCTACTCCTTCATCCTGAAGAGGCTCCCTCTCTTCTACACGCTCTTCCTCATCATCCCCTGCCTGGGCCTGTCCTTCCTCACCGTGCTGGTCTTCTACCTGCCGTCAGACGAGGGCGAGAAGCTCTCGCTCTCCACCTCCGTGCTGGTGTCGCTCACTGTGTTCCTGCTCGTCATCGAGGAGatcatcccctcctcctccaaggTCATCCCTCTCATCGGCGAGTACCTGCTCTTCATCATGATCTTCGTCACGCTTTCCATCATCGTCACCGTCTTCGTCATCAACGTGCACCACCGCTCCTCGGCCACCTACCACCCCATGTCGCCGTGGGTGCGCGGGCTGTTCCTTCAGAGGCTGCCCCGCCTCCTGTGCATGAGGGGCCACACAGACCGCTACCACTACCCCGAGCTGGAGCCCACCGGCCCCGAGCTCAGGTCCAAGGGTCGCAGGGGGACCCGTGAGACCcaggagggaaaggaggaggaggaggacaatgCCTTGGTCACCATGCTGGAGAAAGCCACGTATTCAGTCCGTTACATCTCACGCCACATCCGTAAAGAGCACTTCATCAGAGAG gTGGTACAAGACTGGAAGTTTGTGGCGCAGGTGTTGGACCGGATCTTCCTGTGGGTTTTCCTCACTGTCGCTGTACTTGGAACCATCCTGATCTTCACCCCTGCTGTCACGCTGTTCCTCagcactccacctcctccaccataG